The Bifidobacteriaceae bacterium sequence CCGGGACCGCGAGGGCGGCAAGTCGAGCAATGAGCGGCCCAGCGGCAGGGGCCGGTCTGAAGGCGGTTACCGGGATCGTGGTGGCGACCGGCCCGGATTTGACGGCGGCCGAGGCGGGTACGGCGGTGGATCGCGCTCCGGCGGTGGGTACCGGGACCGCGATGGCGGCAAGTCGGGTGGTGAGCGGTCCGGCTACCGCCGTGACGAGGGCGGCTATCGGGGTCGTGGTGGCGAACGGACCGGGCTTGGCGGCGGGGGACCGCGTTCCGGCGGTAGCGGGTACCGGGATCGGGATGGCGGTGATCGGTCGGGTGGTCGGGGCCGCCCGGACGGCGGTTACGGGGATCGCGCTGGCCGGTCGGGCGGCGCTGGGTACCGCGACCGGGATGGCGGCAAGTCGGGTGGTGAGCGGTCCGGCTACCGCCCTGATGAGGGCGGTTATCGGGGTCGTGGGGGCGACCGGCACGGGTTTGGCGGCGGGGGACCGCATTCCGGCGGTGGCGGGTACCGGGATCGGGATGGCGGTGAGGCGCGCGGTGATCGGTCGGGTGGTCGGGGCCGCTCGGACGGCGGTTACGGGGATCGCGCTGGCCGGTCGGGCTTCGGCGGTGGCGGGTATCGCGACCGTGAGGGCGGCAAGTCGGGTGGTGAGCGGTCCGGCTACGGCCGTGATGAAGGCGGTTATCGCGGTCGTGGTGGCGACCGGCCAGGGTTTGGCGGCGGCAGCAGCGGCGGATCGCGTCTTGGCGGTGCCGGGTACCGCGACCGTGAGGGCGGCAAGTCCGGCGGTGAGCGGTCCGGCTACGGCCGTGATGAGGGCGGTTATCGGGGTCGTGGGGGCGACCGGTCCGGGTTTGGCGGCGGGTACCGCGACCGGGACGGCGGCAAATCGGGTGGTGACCGCTCCGGCTACGGTCGGGATGAGGGCGGTTATCGGGGTCGTGGCGGCGACCGGCCCGGTTTCCGCGGCGGACGCGATGGGCAAGCCCGCGACGGTGGTGAGGCGGGCGGCAATGACCGCGCCGATGGAGCTGACGTGGGCCACGACGGCAGCGGGGTAAGCGGTGATCGGTCAGGCGGCACGGACCGGACAGACGGTGGTTACCAAGGCCGAAGCGGTGACCGGGCCAGATTCGGTTCCGGGCACGGCCGGAATTCTGCCGGCGGCCCACAGCGGGGTTCGGGTCCACGCCGCAGTTGGTCCGCGCAGGCTCCCTCCGAGCGTCAGCGCTCGGCCGACGCTCCCCGTCTGGCCGCATACGACCTGCTCAGGGCAGTCCACCGGGGCGCTTATGCCAATCTGACACTGCCGTCCATGCTGACTGATCGGAGAATTACAGGCCGCGACGCGGCCTTTGCGACCGAGTTGGGCTATGGGGCCATCCGGATGCGAGGCCAGTACGACGCCGTGATCGCGAAGGTCGCAGGACGCGACGAAGTCGACGACGCGGTGATGGACGTCCTGCGTCTTGGCCTGCACCAAATCGCGGCCATGCGCGTGCCAGACCATGCGGCTGTGGCCGCTACCGTGGCGATTGCGCGTGAGGCACTCGGCATTGGGCCGAGCGGCTTCGTCAACGCGATCCTGCGGGCGGTCACCGAGGGAGGCTACGAAACTCTGCTCGAAGAAGTCGCGCCAGTCGGCGACGATTCGTTGGAGAACTTGGCCATCCGCCACTCCCACCCGGCCTGGGTGGTGCGCGCGCTGAGGCAAGCGCTGATCAGCTCGGGGCGCGACCCGGCGGACCTGCCAGCCGTGCTCGCGGCGGGCAACAGCCAGCCGCCGCTGACGCTAGCGGCCCGGCCGGGGCTGATCACCGTTGAGCAGTTGGCGGAACAGATCCAGTCCAGATCAGAACGCCCAGCCCAACCGGGCAGGTTCGTTCCCAGCGCCCTGATAATGGGGCGCGGGGCGCCTGGCGACCTGGTGGCCGTGCGCCGTGCTCAAGCGGGTGTTCAGGACGAGGGCTCCCAACTGGTCGCATGGGCTTTGGCGGAGGCCCCCTTGGTGGATGACCAGGGCAATTGGCTGGATCTCTGCGCCGGTCCGGGCGGTAAGGCGGCGCTGCTGGGCGGGATCGCCCAGGAAAGGGGCGGCCATCTGACCGCCAACGAGCCGCAACCGCACCGGGCGGAACTGGTGCGGGGCGCGATCAGGCGGCTGCCCAACGCCGTCACCGTCACGGAACTGGACGGCCGCGAGGTCGAGGGCCAATACGACCGTGTGTTGGTGGACGTGCCCTGCACCGGGTTGGGCGCGCTGAGGCGGCGGCCGGAAGCGCGCTGGCGGCATTCGCCCGCAGACCTGGGGAGCCTGGGTCCGCTGCAGCGCGACTTGTTGCGCGCGGCGATCAACGTGACGCGGCCGGGAGGGGTGATCGCGTACACCACCTGCTCGCCGCACTTGGCGGAAACCCGCCTGGTGGTCCAGGACGTTCTTGAGGGCCGGCCGGACGCCACGGTGATCGACGCCCGGCAAGTCGCCCTCATTCCAGAAGACGCTGTCGGCGAGGATGGATTCGCGCAACTCTGGACTGATCGGCACGGCACAGACGCCATGTTCCTGGCTCTAATCCGCCGGTCGTAGGAGTCTGCGGGCGGCGCGCCGGGCCGCGTTTGGCCCTCGCCGAACCGGTTTCCGGCCGCGAGTGCGACTTTGAAGCTCTTCCTGATCCGCTGGTGGATCAGGATCGTGGTTTGGGTCGCAGTTGGCCCCGGCTGAGCCTGGTTTCCGGCCGCGAGTGCGGCCTTGGAGCTCTTCGTGATCCGCTGGTGGATCAGGATCGTGGTTTGGGTTGCACTTCGGGGTCTGCGGGCGGTTCCGGAGCGGGCAAATGCGACCTTGAAGCTCTTCATGATCCGCTGGTGGATCAGGATCGTCGTTTGGGTTGCACTTCGGGGTCTGCGGGCGGTTCCGGGGCGGGCAAATGCGACTTTGGAGCTCTTCGTGATCCACTCGTGGATCAGGATCGTCGTTTGGGTTGCAGTAGGCACCCGCCGAGCCCACCCCTGCCCGGGCACCGTCGAACGGGTGACGGGCCCCTCCGGCGCGGCCGCCGCCGCAGACGCGGGCCTGGACATAGGGTTAACGGCGTGTCTGAGCAGAGCCCTTATGACCGCCAAGTCGCACGTGCCGCCTCGTTGGAGGAGAAGAACCGCCGCCTGACCCAGTCGTTGGTGTCCGCAAGGCAGCAGTTGGCGGAGGCCCGGCAGCAGGTGACGGACCTGTCACAGCCGCCTGGCACCTACGCACTGTTTTGGAGTTGGAATGACGACGGCTCGGCGGACGTGGTGCAGCAGGGCCGCCGCCTGCGGGTCGGAGTGGGCCCAGATGTCAACCGGGCCGCCCTGCTGCCAGGGCAAACGGTCGCATTGAGCCAAACGATGGCCCTGCTTAAGGGCGAGGCGTTTGAACGCACAGGCGAGGTCGCCGCCGTCAAAGAGGTGCTGAGCGAGGACCGCCTCCTGGTGCAAGGCCGAGCGGAAGAGGAAATGGTGCTCCGGCGGGCCGGGTCTCTCTTCGGCTTGAAGCTGCGGCCGGGCGACAGCCTGGCGATCGACCAGCGCAGCGGCTTCGCGTTCGAGGTGGTGGCGCGTTCGCACGCGGAGGACCTGGCGGCGGAGGACGTGGCGGATGTGGCGTACAGCGACATTGGCGGCCTAAAGGACCAAATCAGCCAACTGCGGGACGCGGTGGAGTTGCCGTTCCGGCATCCGGAGTTGTACCGGGAGCACCGCCTGAGGGCGCCAAAGGGGGTGCTCCTCTACGGTCCGCCCGGCTGCGGCAAGACCCTGATCGCCAAAGCGGTGGCGCGCTCCCTGGCGGGCGAGGACGCCAAGAGAGCGGTGTTCCTCAACATCAAGGGGCCGGAGTTGCTCAACAAGTACGTCGGAGAGACCGAGCGCCAGATCCGCGCCATCTTCGCGCGGGCTCGCGAAAAGGCGAGCCTGGGCGGCGCGGTCGTGGTCTTCTTCGATGAGATGGAGTCGCTCTTCCGGACTAGGGGCTCGGGGGTCTCCAGCGATGTGGAAACCACCGTGGTGCCGCAGTTGCTCGCGGAAATCGACGGGGTGGAGACGTTGGACAACGTGATCGTGATCGGCGCGTCGAACCGAGAGGACATGATCGACCCGGCCATCCTCAGGCCGGGCCGCTTGGACGTGAAGATCAAGATCGAGCGCCCGGACCGCCAAGGCGCGGCGGACATTTTCAGCAAGTACCTGGTGCAGGACCTGCCCTTTGGGGACGGCGAGGAAATCCCAACCATGATCGCGCGAACCGTGGAAATCATGTACGCGACAACGCCCGAGAACCGCTTCTTGGAGGTCACCTACGCGTCCGGCGACCAGGAAATACTGTTCTACAAGGATTTCGCCTCCGGCGCGATGATCCGCAACATTGTGGACCGCGCCAAGAGGGCCGCGATCAAAGAGCAACTCGAGTCTGGCCGCCGGGGCATCACCAGCGCGCATTTAGCGGCGGCCGTGGCCGCCGAGTTCGCCGAGAACGAGGACCTTCCCGGCACCACCAACGCCGACGATTGGGCCAGGGTCTCCGGACGCAAAGGCGAGCGGATCGTTTTCATGCGCACGCTGGCCGGCGGCGGGCGTCAGGTCGAGGCATGAGCCAACTCGCTTTCGGGATAGAGACCGAATATGGGGTCCTGTCGCCCGCCAGCCGCAACCCGGTCGAGCTGTCGAACTGGGTGGTCGCCGCCTACAAGGCCAGCCAGGAGGGGCGGGTGGCGCCGTGGGATTACCGCTCCGAGGACCCGCTCAACGACGCCCGCGGGTTCCATTTGGACCGCGCAGCCGCCCACCCCTCGCTGTTGACGGACCGCCCGTTGCCCGATGCCGTCCACGCAGCCACGGGGACGGCACCTTTCCCGCGGGGACCGGTTGGCCCGCCCGCCCGGGACCGGGGCGGCTCCGGCGCCGCCATGTTGACCAACGGCGCCCGGCTGTACGTGGACCACGCCCATCCCGAATACGCCAGCCCGGAAACGACGTCCGCGCGGGAGGCGGCGCTGTGGGACGCCGCCGGCCAGCGGATCATGGCGAGAGCCGCCCAGCTTCTGGCGGACGCGGGCACGCCGGTGGCCCTGTACAAGAACAACACTGATGGCCAAGGCGCGTCCTATGGGACGCATGAGAACTACCTGGTGGAGAGGTCGGTCGATTGGCAGCTGCTGGTCGATTTCATGACGCCGTTCCTGGTGACAAGGCAGATTTTCACGGGTTCGGGCCGGGTCGGCTTGGGGCCCCGGTCGGGGGAGGCGGGTTTCCAACTGTCGCAGCGGGCCGATTTCGTGGAGGCGGAGGTCGGCTTGGAGACCACGCTGAACCGCCCGATTGTCAACACCCGCGACGAGCCCCACGCCGATCCGGCGCGTTGGCGCCGGCTCCACGTGATTGTGGGCGACGCGACCATGATGGACGTTGCCACCTACGCCCGGTTGGGGATCACGGGCTTGGCGCTGCGGGCGTTGGCGATCAGCCCTCCCAGGGCGGCCGCCGAATTTGCCGACCGCGTGAGGTTGGCGGTGCCGGTCGCGGCCTTCCGCCAGGTCAGCCGGGACCTTTCGGTCTCGGAGCGGCTGGCGCTGCGCGCGGGCGGGGAGGCGACGGCGATCCAGGTGCAGCGCCGCTACCTAAGCTTCGTCCAGGCCGCGCTGAAACTGCCGGACGCGGAGGCTGTGGACTTGATCGACCGCTGGACGGCGCTGTTGGACGGGCTTGGCGACAATCCCTTGAGCGTGGCCCGCCAGGTCGAATGGGCGGCGAAGTTCCGGCTGCTGGAATCGCTGCGGGAACGGGGCGGCCTTGCCTGGGACCACCCGAAACTGCGGGCGGCGGACTTGAGATGGACGGACGTCGACCCGGCGCGTTGCCTGTTCGGCCGGGTCGCCCAGCGCGGCGAGGTCGAGTCGCTGTTCGAAAGTCCAGAAATCGACTGGGCGGTGCGGCACCCTCCCGCGTCCACCCGCGCCTACTTGAAGGGCCAGGCCCTCGCCCGGTATCCGGACGCGGTGGTCGCGGCCGGGTGGGATTCGCTGACGCTGGCTTGGTCCGGGGGCCAGGCGCGGTTGGCGCTGCCGAGCCCGCTGGCCGGCAGCTGCCTCCAGGTCGAGGCGGTGCTGGCGGAGGCCGCTTCGGCCAGGGACCTGGCGGAGCGGCTGGCGGGGGTCGACCTGGCGGGCGAGGCGGTCCGGTGAGCGGGTGGGACCGTTACGGCCGCGACGTGCTGACGCGGGATCCGCACGCTCCCAGGCGGACCCAGTCGAGAAAAGTCGAGGCTGAGATCGGGCTGGTGGTGGAGGACGCGGAAACCGGCTGGGTGGGCGCGATCGTCAAGGTGGAGAAGTCGGGCGGGATGCTGGTGGCGTCGCTCGAGGACCGGCACGGCCGCGTGCGGGGCTTCCGGCTGGGGCCGGGGTTTCTGATCGACGGCCAGCCGGTGGTCCTGACCCGAGCGGTCGGGTCGAATCCGGGGGTGCTGAAGCGGCGGACGGCGTCCGGGTCGCTGGCTGTCCAGGGTGCGAAAGCGCGGGTGGCGCGGGTCTCGCGCATCTGGGTGGAGGGGCGCCACGACGCGGAACTGGTCGCCAAGGTCTGGGGGGAGGACTTGGCGCTGGAGGGAGTGGTCGTGGAAATGCTGGACGGGATTGACCATCTGGCGGATCGGGCGGCGGACTTCGGCCCGGCGGCGCAAGGGGCCAGGCTCGGCGTGCTGGTGGACCACCTGGTCGAGGGATCGAAGGAGTGGCGGATCGCTGAGTCGGTGACGGCCAACTGCGAGCCGGGGTCGATCCTGATTTTGGGTCACCCGTACGTGGACATCTGGCAGGCGGTACGCCCCGAACGCTTGGGCCTTGCGGCCTGGCCGAGGATTGAGCGCGGGACGGACTGGAAGACGGGGGTTCTGAGCGAACTGGGCTGGCGCCACCGCGACCAGGGCGACCTGGCGAGGGCATGGCTACGCATCTTGGGATCGGTCAGCCACCTCTCCCACCTGGACCCGGCGCTGACCGGCCGGGTCGAGGAGCTAATCGACTTCGTAACGGCCCCGTGACGGATTCACGCGAAGGAGGTGCTAACGACGTGAGGGCAATTGAGGCGGCCAAGCGCGGGCCCGGCGGCAGCCCGATCGCCCGGCTGATCGCGCTGACAATGTGCGTGGGCGTTCTGGCCGGTGGCGGATGCGCCACCAGCTACTCCGAACTGGCGTCTACCGGGCCGTTGGACTTCGGCATGGCCGACGGCGGAGGGGCGCTGTACGGGATGTGCCACTCGGGCGACGGCACCAGCAACTCTTTGGGCGGTCTGAGGGGCTGGAACTCCTCGTCGAAGGACGCTCTGGTCCTGGACTCGGTCGCGGTGGGCGGCGGCGTTGGCGTGGAAGTGGCAGAGAGCTACATCGTGCCTCTGGCGGGTGTTGACAGCGAGTCATTCGGATCGGGCTTCACGTTGCCGTCTGAACAGGCCCCCGGCGCTGAGGACGCGCTGAGCGAAGAGCAGCTGGAACTGTGGCAAAAAAGGATCCCGCTGGAAGGAGCGCAAATCGGCCCCGGCGAAGCCTTCAACCTCCTTGTCGGGGTGGTGCCAACGGTTGATCGGGGTGCGACCTCCGAATGGCTGGAGGTTCGTTACCACGTCGGTGGCCGTAGACACATCAGCTATCCCGGTATTGGGGCGGAGTTCCTCGGGCCGGATGAATGCGCGTAGCGATCGATCCGGCGTGGGGGCGTTGGCAGAGGTTTGCGCGAACTGGACGCGCCTGACCAATAGGCGGCCCGCTGAGCGGACGGCGGTCATGAGAATTCGCCGCCCGCCGGAGAGCAACGGGGCCTGGTTCGCGTACCGTGCCGCAAAAGACCCGCCGGGCGCGGTGGCCCGGCGGGCACGGCCGCGAAAGGACGCCCGCTCGTGTTGACTGACACTGCCCCGCAGGAAACGCCCGATCAAGGCGCGGAGCGCGATGGGACCGCGCCCGGCACAAAGCAGCTGGTCAAGGGCCCGCCGCGGCCGGGCGGGATCCGCCCGGTCCGGCTGGTGCCGACGCTGATTCCCCTGGCGGTGGGGCTTCTGGTCTGGTTCTTGCCGGGCCCGGACGGGGTGAGCCCCAAGGGATGGCACATGCTGGCCATCTTCCTGGCCACGGTGATCGGCATCATCACGAAGCCGCTGCCGATGGGCGCGGTTTGCATTGTGGGCCTGGTGGCGTCCGTGTTGACGGGCACGGTGCCCATGAAAGCCGCCGAGCCGGGCGGCCCCTCGGCGCTGATGGGCTTCGCGGATCCGACCATTTGGCTGATCGTCACGGCGTTCTTGATCTCCAGAGGTTTCATCAAGACGGGGCTCGGCCGGCGCCTGGGCCTGGCCTTCGTGTCCCGGATGGGCGGGTCCACGCTGGGCGTGTCCTACTCGCTCGCGCTGGCGGACTTGGTGCTCGCCCCGGCCATTCCGTCCGCCACGGCCCGCGGCGGCGGCATGATGACGCCCATCATGCGCTCGGTCGCGGAGCTCTACGACTCGCGTCCGGGCCCCACCGCGCGGCGGGCGGGGGCGTTCCTCGCCATCAACGTGGGGCAGGTCAACGCCATCACCTGCGCCATGTTCCTCACCTCGATGGCCGGCAACCCGATGATCGCCTCCCTGGCCGCTGGCCAGGGCGTCACCATCTCCTGGACCAGTTGGGCGGTGGGCGCGCTGGTGCCGGGGCTGGCGGCGCTGGTGGTGGTCCCCTGGGTGGTCTACAAGGTTTACCCGCCGGAGTTGAAGCGGACCCCGGAGGCGCAGGCGATGGCCCGCCGCGAGTTGAAGGAGCAAGGCCCCATGACCCCGGGGGAATGGGTCATGGCCGGCACCTTCGCGCTGCTGTTGGCGCTCTGGACAGTCGGCGACATGGCGCTGGGCGTCAGCGCCACCACCACGGGGTTCGTCGGATTCGTGGTCCTCCTGGTGACGGGCGTGTTGACCTGGGAGGACGTGACCAAGGAGAAAGCGGCCTGGGACACCATGATCTGGTTCGCGGTCCTCATGACGATGGCCGCGGCGCTCAGCCACTACGGGTTGATCGACTACATCGCGAACCTGGCCGGCTCCTCGCTCGCCTCCTTCAGTTGGCCGGTGGCATTTGTGCTCCTGACCCTGGTGTACTTCTTCTCGCACTATCTTTTCGCCTCGGCGATCGCCCACATCTCCGCCATGTACCTCGCTTTCCTCGCGGCCGCCATCCAAGTGGGGACGCCGCCCATGTTCGCGGCCTTGGTGCTCGGCTACATTTCCAACCTGATCATGTCGCTGACCCAGTACGCGGGCGGCGCAAGCCCCGCCGTGTTCGGCACGGGCTACAACACGGTGGGGCAGTGGTGGCGCGTCAGCTTCGTCGCCGCACTCGCCTCGATCGCCGTGTGGATGAGCGTGGGTGGCGGCTGGCTCAAGCTCATCGGCTACTGGTAACCGGCCGACCGCCAACAGGTAGACGATGCCGTGTGGCCGGCCGGACGGCATCGGGCAAGTTTGGCGCGTCGGGGCGCCGCCGTGTCCCGTGAGCGCTATTGACTACCTCTGCCAGAATTGTCCCCATGCGTGTTTACAATTTCTCGGCCGGCCCAGCCATGCTGCCGCTCGCCGTCTTGGAGAGGGCCCAATCAGAGCTGACCGACTGGAAAGGCTCGGGTATGTCCGTGGTCGAGGTGTCACACCGCGGCAAGGACTTCGTCGCCTGCGCGGCGGACGCGGAGGCGTCGCTGCGCGAGGTCTTGGGGGTGCCGGACAACTACAAGGTCCTGTTCTTGCAGGGCGGGGCGAGCGCCCAGTTCGACGCGGTGCCGCTCAACCTGACGGCCCCCGGCGACGTGGTCAGCTTCTTCAAGACGGGTTCCTGGTCCGGGAAGGCGATCGCCGGGTCGTTGCGGCAGGGACTTCAGGTGGAGGTCATCGCGGACCAGAAGGAGTCCAACTACACCACGGTGCCGTCCCCGGAGGAATACCAGGTGGCGCCGGGCTCGGCGTACCTGCACTACACGCCGAACGAGACGATTGGCGGGGTCGAATTCGACCACATTCCGCAGACGGGGGATGTGCCGCTGGTGGCGGACGCCTCGTCGACCATCTTGTCCCGCCCGCTGGACGTTTCAAGCTATGGGCTGATCTACGCGGGGGCGCAGAAGAACATGGGCCCGGCCGGGCTTTGCGTGGCGATTGTGCGGGAGGACCTGATCGGGAAGGCGCGGCCGGGCACGCCATCG is a genomic window containing:
- a CDS encoding 16S rRNA methyltransferase: MGHDGSGVSGDRSGGTDRTDGGYQGRSGDRARFGSGHGRNSAGGPQRGSGPRRSWSAQAPSERQRSADAPRLAAYDLLRAVHRGAYANLTLPSMLTDRRITGRDAAFATELGYGAIRMRGQYDAVIAKVAGRDEVDDAVMDVLRLGLHQIAAMRVPDHAAVAATVAIAREALGIGPSGFVNAILRAVTEGGYETLLEEVAPVGDDSLENLAIRHSHPAWVVRALRQALISSGRDPADLPAVLAAGNSQPPLTLAARPGLITVEQLAEQIQSRSERPAQPGRFVPSALIMGRGAPGDLVAVRRAQAGVQDEGSQLVAWALAEAPLVDDQGNWLDLCAGPGGKAALLGGIAQERGGHLTANEPQPHRAELVRGAIRRLPNAVTVTELDGREVEGQYDRVLVDVPCTGLGALRRRPEARWRHSPADLGSLGPLQRDLLRAAINVTRPGGVIAYTTCSPHLAETRLVVQDVLEGRPDATVIDARQVALIPEDAVGEDGFAQLWTDRHGTDAMFLALIRRS
- the arc gene encoding proteasome ATPase → MSEQSPYDRQVARAASLEEKNRRLTQSLVSARQQLAEARQQVTDLSQPPGTYALFWSWNDDGSADVVQQGRRLRVGVGPDVNRAALLPGQTVALSQTMALLKGEAFERTGEVAAVKEVLSEDRLLVQGRAEEEMVLRRAGSLFGLKLRPGDSLAIDQRSGFAFEVVARSHAEDLAAEDVADVAYSDIGGLKDQISQLRDAVELPFRHPELYREHRLRAPKGVLLYGPPGCGKTLIAKAVARSLAGEDAKRAVFLNIKGPELLNKYVGETERQIRAIFARAREKASLGGAVVVFFDEMESLFRTRGSGVSSDVETTVVPQLLAEIDGVETLDNVIVIGASNREDMIDPAILRPGRLDVKIKIERPDRQGAADIFSKYLVQDLPFGDGEEIPTMIARTVEIMYATTPENRFLEVTYASGDQEILFYKDFASGAMIRNIVDRAKRAAIKEQLESGRRGITSAHLAAAVAAEFAENEDLPGTTNADDWARVSGRKGERIVFMRTLAGGGRQVEA
- a CDS encoding proteasome accessory factor PafA2 gives rise to the protein MSQLAFGIETEYGVLSPASRNPVELSNWVVAAYKASQEGRVAPWDYRSEDPLNDARGFHLDRAAAHPSLLTDRPLPDAVHAATGTAPFPRGPVGPPARDRGGSGAAMLTNGARLYVDHAHPEYASPETTSAREAALWDAAGQRIMARAAQLLADAGTPVALYKNNTDGQGASYGTHENYLVERSVDWQLLVDFMTPFLVTRQIFTGSGRVGLGPRSGEAGFQLSQRADFVEAEVGLETTLNRPIVNTRDEPHADPARWRRLHVIVGDATMMDVATYARLGITGLALRALAISPPRAAAEFADRVRLAVPVAAFRQVSRDLSVSERLALRAGGEATAIQVQRRYLSFVQAALKLPDAEAVDLIDRWTALLDGLGDNPLSVARQVEWAAKFRLLESLRERGGLAWDHPKLRAADLRWTDVDPARCLFGRVAQRGEVESLFESPEIDWAVRHPPASTRAYLKGQALARYPDAVVAAGWDSLTLAWSGGQARLALPSPLAGSCLQVEAVLAEAASARDLAERLAGVDLAGEAVR
- a CDS encoding DUF3097 domain-containing protein — translated: MSGWDRYGRDVLTRDPHAPRRTQSRKVEAEIGLVVEDAETGWVGAIVKVEKSGGMLVASLEDRHGRVRGFRLGPGFLIDGQPVVLTRAVGSNPGVLKRRTASGSLAVQGAKARVARVSRIWVEGRHDAELVAKVWGEDLALEGVVVEMLDGIDHLADRAADFGPAAQGARLGVLVDHLVEGSKEWRIAESVTANCEPGSILILGHPYVDIWQAVRPERLGLAAWPRIERGTDWKTGVLSELGWRHRDQGDLARAWLRILGSVSHLSHLDPALTGRVEELIDFVTAP
- a CDS encoding anion permease, with product MLTDTAPQETPDQGAERDGTAPGTKQLVKGPPRPGGIRPVRLVPTLIPLAVGLLVWFLPGPDGVSPKGWHMLAIFLATVIGIITKPLPMGAVCIVGLVASVLTGTVPMKAAEPGGPSALMGFADPTIWLIVTAFLISRGFIKTGLGRRLGLAFVSRMGGSTLGVSYSLALADLVLAPAIPSATARGGGMMTPIMRSVAELYDSRPGPTARRAGAFLAINVGQVNAITCAMFLTSMAGNPMIASLAAGQGVTISWTSWAVGALVPGLAALVVVPWVVYKVYPPELKRTPEAQAMARRELKEQGPMTPGEWVMAGTFALLLALWTVGDMALGVSATTTGFVGFVVLLVTGVLTWEDVTKEKAAWDTMIWFAVLMTMAAALSHYGLIDYIANLAGSSLASFSWPVAFVLLTLVYFFSHYLFASAIAHISAMYLAFLAAAIQVGTPPMFAALVLGYISNLIMSLTQYAGGASPAVFGTGYNTVGQWWRVSFVAALASIAVWMSVGGGWLKLIGYW
- the serC gene encoding 3-phosphoserine/phosphohydroxythreonine transaminase, giving the protein MRVYNFSAGPAMLPLAVLERAQSELTDWKGSGMSVVEVSHRGKDFVACAADAEASLREVLGVPDNYKVLFLQGGASAQFDAVPLNLTAPGDVVSFFKTGSWSGKAIAGSLRQGLQVEVIADQKESNYTTVPSPEEYQVAPGSAYLHYTPNETIGGVEFDHIPQTGDVPLVADASSTILSRPLDVSSYGLIYAGAQKNMGPAGLCVAIVREDLIGKARPGTPSVFEYAGMAAADSMLNTPPTFAIYLLGLVLDWIKETGGLAAMGERNQKKAAALYGAIDASEFYSNPVAPNARSWTNVPFLVADPSLEKPFVAAAAAAGLTNLGGHRSVGGMRASIYNAMPLEGVQALIDFMADFERRNG